A window of the Azospirillum brasilense genome harbors these coding sequences:
- a CDS encoding response regulator transcription factor — translation MRILVVEDTEDLADAIVHRLRKLGYAVDWAPTGDEAEELLRQEAYQLVLLDIMLPGVDGQTLLNRLRQRRDVTPVLVMTARSQVNVRVDLLDLGADDFIVKPFDLRELEARCRALLRRSHGLASSRTQFGNLVFDAAAKKVLIDARPVDLGGREFRLLELFLSNLNTVLSKEDLMDRLFSLDQPTALNAIELYVSRLRRKLEGASVEIRTVRGLGYVAEVCAEG, via the coding sequence ATGCGCATACTCGTCGTCGAGGACACCGAGGATCTGGCCGACGCCATCGTCCACCGGCTGCGCAAGCTGGGTTACGCTGTCGACTGGGCGCCGACCGGCGACGAGGCGGAGGAGCTGCTGCGCCAGGAGGCGTACCAGCTCGTCCTGCTCGACATCATGCTGCCGGGGGTGGATGGGCAGACGCTGCTGAACCGCCTGCGCCAGCGCCGGGACGTCACGCCGGTCCTGGTGATGACCGCCCGCTCGCAGGTGAACGTGCGGGTCGATCTGCTCGACCTCGGCGCCGACGACTTCATCGTGAAGCCCTTCGACCTGCGGGAGCTGGAGGCACGCTGCCGCGCCCTGCTGCGCCGCTCGCACGGGCTCGCCTCCTCGCGCACGCAGTTCGGCAATCTGGTCTTCGACGCCGCGGCCAAGAAAGTTCTGATCGACGCCCGTCCCGTCGATCTGGGCGGCCGCGAGTTCCGGCTGCTGGAGCTGTTTCTCAGCAACCTGAACACCGTCCTGTCGAAGGAGGACCTGATGGACCGGCTGTTCAGCCTCGACCAGCCCACCGCGCTGAACGCCATCGAGTTGTATGTCTCCCGCCTCCGGCGCAAGCTGGAGGGCGCGTCGGTGGAGATCCGGACGGTTCGGGGGCTGGGCTATGTGGCGGAAGTGTGTGCCGAAGGCTGA
- a CDS encoding TSUP family transporter — protein MLTVPLTLGLGLAALVTSFLSGLFGMAGGMVLMGLLLVLLPVSSAMLLHGITQMTANGWRAWLWRRHVQWGIVARFLLGGAVAVAVFTLIRYVPGKAESLIVLGLSPFMAMAVPSYWSPNVSRRGHSTLAGVLCMGVQLIAGISGPLLDVFFVKSSLSRQSVVATKATMQVFGHLFKTVYFGSLVAASETEALDITVTALCIGMAVLGTNLSRHVLDAMSDAQFRSWSQRLVALTGTVYLGQGLFLLVVR, from the coding sequence ATGCTGACGGTTCCCCTGACACTCGGACTCGGCCTTGCGGCGCTGGTGACCTCGTTCCTGTCGGGCCTGTTCGGCATGGCCGGCGGCATGGTGCTGATGGGGTTGCTGCTGGTGCTGCTGCCGGTGTCCTCGGCCATGCTGCTGCACGGGATCACGCAGATGACCGCCAACGGCTGGCGGGCGTGGCTGTGGCGGCGGCACGTGCAATGGGGGATCGTGGCCCGGTTCCTGTTGGGCGGGGCGGTTGCGGTCGCCGTCTTCACCCTGATCCGCTACGTGCCCGGCAAGGCGGAATCGCTGATCGTGCTGGGGCTTTCGCCCTTCATGGCGATGGCGGTTCCGTCGTACTGGTCGCCGAACGTGTCGCGGCGCGGCCACAGCACATTGGCCGGCGTCCTGTGCATGGGCGTGCAGCTGATCGCCGGCATCTCGGGGCCGCTGCTCGATGTGTTCTTCGTGAAGTCCAGCCTGTCGCGACAGAGCGTCGTCGCGACCAAGGCGACGATGCAGGTCTTCGGCCATCTGTTCAAGACGGTCTATTTCGGCTCCCTCGTCGCGGCGTCGGAGACGGAGGCGCTGGACATCACGGTGACGGCCCTGTGCATCGGCATGGCCGTTCTGGGGACCAATCTGTCGCGCCACGTGCTCGACGCCATGAGCGACGCCCAGTTCCGCAGCTGGAGCCAGCGTCTGGTCGCCCTGACCGGCACCGTCTATCTCGGCCAGGGGCTGTTCCTGCTGGTGGTGCGGTAG
- a CDS encoding tripartite tricarboxylate transporter permease: MDTLAALGHGFLVALTPYNLLWSAIGVTVGTAVGVLPGIGPALTVALLLPVTYGLEPTSAFIMFAGIYYGAMYGGSTTSILLNAPGESGSIVTAIDGHAMARQGRGAQALATAAIGSFIAGTIATAALTFVAPLMVKMALLFGPAEYFALMVLALTTVTAVLGSSLARGLASLFLGLALGLVGIDMQTGQARLAFGVPELLDGIDTVVVAVGLFAVGETLYVASRHRFETEEIYALKGSKWMSREDWARSWKPWLRGTLLGFPIGTLPAGGSEIPTFLSYLVEKRLAKKPEEFGKGAIEAVAGPEAANNASAAGVLAPLLSLGLPTSATAAIMLAAFQQYGLQPGPTLFDNNPELVWGMIASLYIGNVLLLVLNLPLVGFWVKLLLIPRPWLYAGILVFSSLGAYTLNNNVIDLVILWVIGLAGFGMRVLNVPVAPCVVGLILGPLAEQQFRRALAISQGDPSVFLTHPISAVLLIIAALLVIGPMVLRYRSNGAGKGGSASPSGTHPAT; the protein is encoded by the coding sequence ATGGACACCCTTGCCGCCCTGGGCCATGGCTTCCTCGTGGCGCTGACCCCTTACAACCTTCTGTGGTCGGCGATCGGCGTGACGGTGGGCACCGCGGTCGGCGTGCTGCCCGGCATCGGCCCGGCGCTGACCGTGGCGCTGCTGCTGCCGGTCACCTACGGGCTGGAGCCGACCTCCGCCTTCATCATGTTCGCCGGCATCTATTACGGCGCGATGTACGGCGGCTCGACGACCTCGATCCTGCTGAACGCGCCGGGCGAGTCCGGCAGCATCGTCACCGCCATCGACGGCCACGCCATGGCCCGCCAAGGCCGCGGCGCCCAGGCGCTGGCGACCGCCGCCATCGGCTCCTTCATCGCCGGCACCATCGCCACCGCGGCGTTGACCTTCGTCGCACCGCTGATGGTCAAGATGGCCCTGCTGTTCGGCCCGGCCGAGTATTTCGCACTGATGGTGCTGGCGCTGACCACCGTCACCGCGGTGCTGGGCAGCTCGCTGGCCCGCGGTCTGGCCAGCCTGTTCCTCGGGCTGGCGCTGGGTCTGGTCGGCATCGACATGCAGACCGGTCAGGCGCGGCTGGCCTTCGGCGTGCCGGAATTGCTGGACGGCATCGACACGGTGGTCGTCGCGGTCGGCCTGTTCGCGGTCGGCGAGACACTCTACGTCGCCTCCCGCCACCGCTTCGAGACGGAGGAGATCTACGCGCTCAAGGGCTCCAAATGGATGAGCCGCGAGGACTGGGCGCGCTCGTGGAAGCCATGGCTGCGCGGCACGCTGCTGGGCTTCCCCATCGGCACCCTGCCGGCGGGCGGCAGCGAGATCCCGACCTTCCTGTCCTATCTGGTCGAGAAGCGTCTGGCGAAGAAGCCGGAGGAGTTCGGCAAGGGCGCCATCGAGGCCGTCGCCGGACCGGAGGCCGCCAACAACGCGTCGGCCGCCGGTGTGCTGGCGCCGCTGCTGTCGCTCGGCCTGCCGACCTCGGCGACCGCCGCCATCATGCTCGCCGCCTTCCAGCAGTACGGCCTGCAGCCCGGCCCGACGCTGTTCGACAACAACCCCGAGCTGGTCTGGGGCATGATCGCCAGCCTCTACATCGGCAACGTGCTTCTGCTGGTGCTGAACCTGCCGCTGGTCGGCTTCTGGGTGAAACTGCTGCTGATCCCGCGGCCCTGGCTGTACGCCGGCATCCTGGTCTTCTCGTCGCTCGGCGCCTACACGCTGAACAACAACGTCATCGATCTGGTCATCCTGTGGGTGATCGGGCTGGCCGGCTTCGGCATGCGTGTTCTGAACGTGCCGGTGGCGCCCTGCGTGGTCGGGCTGATCCTGGGTCCGCTGGCCGAACAGCAGTTCCGCCGCGCGCTGGCGATCAGCCAGGGTGACCCCTCGGTCTTCCTGACCCACCCGATCTCGGCGGTCCTGCTGATCATCGCCGCCCTGCTGGTGATCGGCCCGATGGTCCTGCGCTACCGGAGCAATGGGGCGGGCAAGGGCGGCAGCGCCTCCCCGTCCGGCACCCATCCCGCGACGTAA
- a CDS encoding UxaA family hydrolase, producing MASLTIRLHPADNVVVAGADLPEGTTLPDTDVVARTTIPSGHKVAVQAIAVGEPVRKYNQVIGFATAPIAPGDHVHVHNIGVGDSFERDYAFGADVHPTDLVPEADRATFQGIVRPDGRVATRNYIGILTTVNCSATAARMIADQFRGDALAAYPNIDGVVALTHAYGCGMGSQGDAIDALRRTIAGYARHPNFAAVLVLGLGCEVNQIDKLVEVEGLTVGDTLQTLAIQESGGTAATVRASVERIRALLPRVNDVKRETVPASHLILALQCGGSDGYSGITANPALGHAVDLLIRNGGTAVLSETPEVYGAEHLLTRRAVSPAVGETLVERIRWWEDYTSRTGGEMNNNPSPGNKKGGLTTILEKSLGAVAKAGTTNLVEVVRYAEPITGPGLVFMDTPGYDPVSATGQVAGGANVLCFTTGRGSVFGCKPTPSLKLATNTPLFRKMPDDMDIDCGPIATGDATIEEVGRAIFQLILDTASGRKTKSEELGFGSDEFTPWQMGAVM from the coding sequence ATGGCATCGCTGACCATCCGCCTGCATCCCGCGGACAACGTCGTCGTTGCCGGTGCCGACCTGCCGGAGGGCACCACCCTGCCCGACACGGACGTCGTCGCCCGGACCACGATCCCCTCCGGCCACAAGGTCGCGGTGCAGGCCATCGCGGTCGGCGAGCCGGTGCGCAAGTACAATCAGGTCATCGGTTTCGCGACCGCCCCCATCGCGCCGGGTGACCACGTGCACGTCCACAACATCGGCGTGGGCGACAGCTTCGAGCGCGACTACGCCTTCGGCGCCGACGTCCACCCCACCGACCTCGTGCCGGAGGCGGACCGCGCCACCTTCCAGGGCATCGTCCGTCCGGACGGGCGCGTGGCGACCCGCAATTACATCGGCATCCTGACCACGGTGAACTGCTCGGCCACCGCGGCGCGGATGATCGCCGACCAGTTCCGCGGCGACGCGCTGGCCGCCTACCCCAACATCGACGGGGTGGTCGCGCTGACCCACGCCTACGGTTGCGGCATGGGTTCCCAGGGCGACGCCATCGACGCGCTGCGCCGGACCATCGCCGGCTACGCCCGCCACCCGAACTTCGCCGCCGTGCTCGTGCTCGGCCTCGGCTGCGAGGTGAACCAGATCGACAAGCTGGTCGAGGTCGAGGGGCTGACCGTCGGCGACACCCTGCAGACGCTGGCGATCCAGGAGAGCGGCGGCACCGCTGCCACCGTGCGGGCGAGCGTGGAGCGCATCCGCGCCCTGCTGCCCCGCGTCAACGACGTGAAGCGCGAGACCGTGCCGGCCAGCCACCTGATCCTGGCGCTGCAATGCGGCGGGTCGGACGGCTATTCGGGAATCACCGCCAACCCGGCGCTGGGCCACGCCGTCGATCTGCTGATCCGCAACGGCGGCACCGCAGTGCTGAGCGAGACGCCGGAGGTCTATGGCGCCGAGCATCTGCTGACCCGCCGCGCCGTCAGCCCGGCGGTCGGCGAGACGCTGGTCGAACGCATTCGCTGGTGGGAGGACTACACCAGCCGCACCGGCGGCGAGATGAACAACAACCCGTCCCCCGGCAACAAGAAGGGCGGCCTGACCACCATCCTGGAGAAGTCGCTGGGCGCGGTCGCCAAGGCCGGCACGACCAACCTCGTCGAGGTGGTGCGCTACGCCGAGCCGATCACCGGGCCGGGCCTCGTCTTCATGGACACGCCGGGCTACGACCCGGTGTCAGCCACGGGGCAGGTGGCGGGCGGCGCCAATGTGCTGTGCTTCACCACGGGACGCGGCTCCGTCTTCGGCTGCAAGCCGACGCCGTCGCTGAAGCTCGCCACCAACACGCCGCTGTTCCGGAAGATGCCCGACGACATGGACATCGACTGCGGTCCCATCGCCACCGGCGACGCCACCATCGAAGAGGTCGGGCGGGCGATCTTCCAGCTCATCCTCGACACCGCGTCGGGCCGGAAGACCAAAAGCGAGGAGCTGGGCTTCGGCTCCGACGAGTTCACGCCCTGGCAGATGGGCGCCGTCATGTGA
- the gcvA gene encoding transcriptional regulator GcvA has translation MRRLPSLNALRAFEAAARHGSFTGAASELNVSQAAVSRMVRLLEERMGFPLFERRANALELTDRGRALQPGLTGAFDAIADSVERVAAMRDGPVLTLGVGATFAVRWLIPRLSAFHESHPDVEVRIATGGAGAPIREDWTCALLLGDGHWPGYEVEELFTADMLPVCAPALARTLRHPEDLLSATLLSVSHWADDWPHWFASAGLAPPAVKGLSFGSYAMTLQAAADGVGVALGARLYIADDLAAGRLVTPFALAVPMGRAWYLVSRPVRHREPGFTVFRDWLRAAVRSSEPEKKRPPERAPAV, from the coding sequence ATGCGGCGCCTGCCATCGCTGAACGCCTTGCGGGCGTTCGAGGCCGCGGCCCGGCACGGCAGCTTCACCGGGGCGGCGAGCGAGCTGAACGTCTCGCAGGCCGCGGTCAGCCGCATGGTGCGCCTGCTGGAGGAGCGGATGGGCTTCCCGCTGTTCGAGCGGCGGGCCAACGCGCTGGAGCTAACCGACCGTGGGCGGGCGCTGCAACCCGGCCTGACCGGCGCCTTCGACGCGATCGCGGACAGCGTGGAACGGGTCGCCGCCATGCGCGACGGCCCGGTGCTGACGCTGGGGGTGGGCGCCACCTTCGCGGTGCGCTGGCTGATCCCGCGCCTGTCGGCCTTCCACGAGAGCCACCCCGACGTGGAGGTTCGCATCGCCACCGGCGGCGCCGGCGCGCCGATCCGCGAGGACTGGACCTGCGCCCTGCTGCTGGGCGACGGGCATTGGCCGGGCTATGAGGTGGAGGAGCTGTTCACCGCCGACATGCTGCCGGTCTGCGCGCCGGCCCTGGCGCGGACCCTGCGCCATCCGGAGGATCTGCTGTCGGCGACGCTGCTCTCGGTGTCGCACTGGGCGGACGACTGGCCGCACTGGTTCGCCTCGGCGGGGCTGGCGCCGCCGGCCGTGAAGGGGCTGTCCTTTGGCAGCTACGCCATGACCTTGCAGGCGGCGGCGGACGGGGTGGGGGTGGCGCTGGGGGCGCGGCTCTACATCGCCGACGATCTGGCGGCGGGCCGGCTGGTCACGCCCTTCGCGCTGGCCGTGCCGATGGGGCGGGCGTGGTATCTGGTCTCGCGCCCGGTGCGGCACCGCGAGCCCGGCTTCACCGTTTTCCGGGACTGGCTGCGCGCCGCGGTCAGATCGTCGGAACCCGAAAAGAAAAGACCGCCGGAGCGTGCCCCGGCGGTCTGA
- a CDS encoding Bug family tripartite tricarboxylate transporter substrate binding protein, with protein MSLGNPAKGMLAAAVLAAAALFAAPASAEIKNLEIIAPANAGGGYDQHARAMQQVLQEHKLASSVQVVNIPGAGGTIGLSQFVTAKKRNPGLMISGLGMIGAILINKSPVSLDQVTPLARLTGEYQPIVVAADSPLKTLDDLVRKFKADPGSVSWGGFAVGSPDHILYGLLVKAIGGDVSKMNYIAAGAGGEMMASVLGGHITVATGGYNEMASQLQAGKLRALAISAPQRLPGIDVPTFKEQGVDVELVNWRAVMAPGNLKASEKQVLDDAVGAMVRTDEWKRIAEERGWIDLYLPPDQFAAFVKDERTRIEGVLTDLGLVK; from the coding sequence ATGAGCCTCGGCAACCCCGCCAAGGGGATGCTGGCGGCGGCCGTGCTGGCCGCTGCCGCCCTGTTCGCCGCTCCCGCGTCCGCGGAGATCAAGAATCTGGAGATCATCGCCCCCGCCAACGCCGGCGGCGGCTATGACCAGCACGCGCGCGCCATGCAGCAGGTGCTTCAGGAGCACAAGCTGGCCTCCAGCGTCCAGGTGGTCAACATCCCGGGCGCCGGCGGCACCATCGGCCTCAGCCAGTTCGTCACCGCCAAGAAGCGCAACCCCGGCCTGATGATCTCCGGCCTCGGCATGATCGGCGCGATCTTGATCAACAAGTCGCCGGTGTCGCTCGATCAGGTGACCCCGCTGGCCCGCCTGACCGGCGAGTACCAGCCCATCGTCGTGGCCGCGGATTCACCGCTGAAGACGCTCGACGACCTCGTCAGGAAGTTCAAGGCCGATCCCGGCTCGGTCTCCTGGGGCGGCTTCGCCGTCGGCAGCCCCGACCACATCCTCTACGGCCTGCTGGTCAAGGCGATCGGCGGCGACGTCTCCAAGATGAACTACATCGCCGCCGGAGCGGGCGGCGAGATGATGGCCTCGGTGCTCGGCGGGCACATCACCGTGGCGACCGGCGGCTACAACGAGATGGCCTCGCAGCTCCAGGCCGGAAAGCTGCGCGCGCTGGCGATCTCCGCCCCGCAGCGCCTTCCCGGCATCGACGTCCCGACCTTCAAGGAGCAGGGCGTTGATGTGGAACTGGTGAACTGGCGCGCCGTGATGGCGCCGGGCAACCTGAAGGCGTCGGAGAAGCAGGTGCTGGACGATGCGGTCGGCGCCATGGTCCGCACCGACGAGTGGAAGCGCATCGCCGAGGAGCGCGGCTGGATCGACCTCTACCTGCCGCCCGACCAGTTCGCCGCCTTCGTGAAGGACGAGCGGACGCGGATCGAAGGCGTGCTGACGGACCTCGGCCTCGTCAAGTGA
- a CDS encoding tripartite tricarboxylate transporter TctB family protein yields the protein MTTGRSMRAGEAVLGGGLFALGGLIAVETMLTPSVGRAVVGPALFPYLISGGLVLVGLSLLREAFAGAVAHAEGLELDLWAVALVAAGLAVQFLLLDTLGWIPSTTILFAAVSRAFGGRRLMVNLAIGLALAAFTFVAFNYGLGLNLPEGSIVERLTSPDAE from the coding sequence ATGACCACCGGTCGGAGCATGCGCGCCGGAGAGGCGGTGCTGGGCGGCGGGCTGTTCGCCCTTGGGGGCTTGATCGCGGTCGAGACCATGCTGACCCCGAGCGTCGGCCGGGCGGTGGTCGGCCCTGCCCTGTTCCCCTACCTGATCTCGGGCGGCCTGGTCCTGGTCGGCCTGTCCCTGTTGCGCGAAGCCTTCGCCGGGGCCGTCGCCCACGCCGAGGGGCTGGAACTGGACCTGTGGGCGGTGGCGCTGGTCGCGGCGGGGCTGGCCGTCCAGTTCCTGCTGCTTGACACGTTGGGCTGGATACCCTCCACCACCATCCTGTTCGCCGCGGTCTCCCGCGCCTTCGGCGGCCGGCGGCTGATGGTCAATCTCGCCATCGGGCTGGCGCTCGCCGCCTTCACCTTCGTGGCCTTCAATTACGGGCTCGGCCTGAACCTGCCCGAGGGCAGCATCGTCGAACGGCTCACGTCCCCCGACGCCGAGTAG
- a CDS encoding universal stress protein: MIKKVLVPLTGRPLDRRAIATAFLLATRFRAHVEGLSVMPQVEIRTSVESAAIPKALVEQLIRIGQEDQARVIDSAHDLFEEFRNRFGAAEADSLTGGEAADGLSASWQQATGPLAETLAEEARLADLVVIAQTSDRTNAMGPAIEATLFGSGRPLLLAPAAEPASVGSAVAVAWDGGAAASRAVAAALPLLQRAGKAVILSAEVADPGRTADPDRLSAYLALHGVAATIRKVTASGRVVGRALQETAAEAGCDLLVMGAYGHSRVRERVWGGVTLDVLREPPAIPIFMAH, from the coding sequence ATGATCAAGAAGGTACTGGTTCCCCTGACCGGGCGGCCGTTGGACCGCCGCGCCATCGCCACGGCCTTTCTGCTCGCCACCCGCTTCCGCGCCCATGTGGAGGGGTTGAGCGTCATGCCGCAGGTCGAAATCCGCACCTCGGTGGAAAGCGCCGCGATCCCCAAGGCGCTGGTCGAGCAGCTCATCCGCATCGGGCAGGAGGATCAGGCGCGGGTGATCGACTCCGCCCACGACCTGTTCGAGGAATTCCGCAACCGCTTCGGCGCCGCGGAGGCGGACAGCCTGACCGGCGGCGAGGCGGCGGACGGGCTCTCCGCCTCCTGGCAGCAGGCGACCGGCCCGCTGGCCGAAACCCTGGCGGAGGAAGCGCGGCTCGCCGATCTGGTGGTGATCGCCCAGACCTCCGACAGGACCAACGCCATGGGGCCGGCCATCGAGGCCACCCTGTTCGGCTCGGGCCGCCCCCTGCTGCTGGCGCCGGCGGCCGAACCGGCCTCGGTCGGGTCCGCGGTCGCCGTGGCCTGGGACGGCGGGGCCGCGGCCTCGCGGGCGGTCGCGGCGGCATTGCCGCTTCTGCAACGCGCCGGCAAGGCGGTCATCCTGTCGGCGGAGGTCGCCGATCCCGGACGCACCGCCGACCCCGACCGCCTTTCGGCCTACCTCGCCCTGCACGGCGTCGCGGCGACCATCCGCAAGGTCACCGCGTCGGGCCGCGTGGTCGGCCGGGCTTTGCAGGAGACGGCGGCGGAGGCCGGCTGCGACCTGCTGGTGATGGGCGCCTACGGCCACAGCCGGGTCCGCGAACGGGTGTGGGGTGGCGTGACGCTCGATGTACTGCGCGAACCGCCGGCCATTCCCATCTTCATGGCGCACTGA
- a CDS encoding Bug family tripartite tricarboxylate transporter substrate binding protein, translating into MTIRMPGAVKGVLTAAVLATATLAATPSLAEIKGLEIIAPASPGGGWDQHARTLQQVLQDQKLASNIQVVNIPGAGGTVGLAQFVTAKKRTPTVLVGGQIMLGAIVTNKSAVTLDQVTPLARLTGEYTAIVVPPDSPIKTFDDLIKKFKADPGSVSWGGGSAGGSDQILAGLIAKSVGVDPNKVNYVATAGGGELLASALGGHVTLGMGGYSEFAPQFQAGKLRAIAVSAPQRLPGSDTPTLKEQGVDLEFVNWRGVFAQASAKPAELKELQEAVAKAVASDEWKQAVKQRGWIDLYQPSAEFASFLKQERAQIEGTLKDIGLVK; encoded by the coding sequence ATGACCATCCGCATGCCGGGCGCCGTGAAGGGCGTCCTGACCGCCGCCGTCCTCGCCACGGCAACCCTCGCCGCCACCCCGTCGCTGGCCGAGATAAAGGGGCTGGAGATCATCGCCCCGGCCAGCCCCGGCGGCGGCTGGGACCAGCACGCCCGCACGCTCCAGCAGGTCCTTCAGGACCAGAAGCTGGCCTCCAACATCCAGGTCGTGAACATCCCCGGCGCCGGCGGCACGGTCGGCCTCGCCCAGTTCGTCACCGCCAAGAAGCGCACCCCGACGGTGCTGGTCGGCGGCCAGATCATGTTGGGCGCCATCGTCACCAACAAGTCGGCGGTGACGCTCGATCAGGTGACCCCGCTGGCCCGGCTGACCGGCGAGTACACCGCCATCGTCGTTCCGCCGGATTCGCCCATCAAGACCTTCGACGACCTGATCAAGAAGTTCAAGGCGGACCCCGGCTCGGTCTCCTGGGGCGGCGGCTCGGCGGGCGGCAGCGATCAGATCCTGGCCGGCCTGATCGCCAAGTCGGTCGGCGTAGATCCGAACAAGGTCAACTACGTCGCCACCGCGGGCGGCGGCGAGCTGCTGGCCTCGGCGCTGGGCGGCCACGTCACGCTCGGCATGGGCGGCTACAGCGAGTTCGCCCCGCAGTTCCAGGCGGGCAAGCTGCGCGCCATCGCCGTCTCCGCCCCGCAGCGCCTGCCGGGCTCCGACACGCCGACCCTGAAGGAGCAGGGCGTCGACCTGGAGTTCGTGAACTGGCGCGGCGTCTTCGCCCAGGCCTCCGCCAAGCCGGCCGAGCTGAAGGAACTCCAGGAAGCCGTCGCCAAGGCCGTCGCCAGCGACGAGTGGAAGCAGGCCGTGAAGCAGCGCGGCTGGATCGACCTCTACCAGCCCTCAGCCGAGTTCGCCTCTTTCCTGAAGCAGGAGCGCGCGCAGATCGAGGGCACGCTGAAGGACATCGGCCTCGTGAAGTGA
- a CDS encoding TerC family protein, with protein sequence MESVDLWSQLAALGQVIAIDLVLAGDNAIVVGMAAAAVPLAQRRKVIFWGIGAAIVLRIFFALITTQLLAIIGLTLAGGVLLLWVCWKMYRELRSHGTDEVAPDEAMDAPDTPVGVSGSAAAGAAVGGVTVGAAIWQIVVADVSMSLDNVLAVAGAAKDHPTILVIGLLLSVVLMGAAANMIAHVLHKHRWVGWVGLVIITYVALDMIWRGSNEVLMHTSRLS encoded by the coding sequence ATGGAAAGCGTCGATCTCTGGTCCCAGCTCGCCGCCTTGGGACAGGTCATCGCCATCGACCTCGTTCTGGCCGGCGACAACGCCATCGTCGTCGGCATGGCCGCCGCCGCGGTGCCGCTGGCGCAGCGCCGCAAGGTGATCTTCTGGGGCATCGGTGCGGCCATCGTCCTGCGCATCTTCTTCGCCCTGATCACCACGCAGCTTCTCGCCATCATCGGGCTGACGCTGGCCGGCGGCGTGCTGCTGCTGTGGGTCTGCTGGAAAATGTACCGGGAGCTGCGCTCCCACGGGACGGACGAGGTGGCGCCCGACGAGGCGATGGACGCCCCCGACACGCCGGTGGGCGTGTCCGGAAGCGCCGCCGCCGGTGCCGCGGTCGGCGGGGTCACGGTGGGCGCGGCGATCTGGCAGATCGTCGTCGCCGACGTGTCGATGTCGCTCGACAACGTGCTGGCGGTGGCCGGCGCCGCCAAGGACCACCCCACCATCCTGGTCATCGGCCTGCTGCTGTCCGTCGTGCTGATGGGGGCCGCGGCCAACATGATCGCGCATGTGCTGCACAAGCACCGCTGGGTCGGCTGGGTCGGTCTCGTCATCATCACCTATGTGGCGCTCGACATGATCTGGCGCGGCAGCAACGAAGTCCTCATGCACACCTCCCGGCTATCGTGA